The Salvelinus alpinus chromosome 35, SLU_Salpinus.1, whole genome shotgun sequence genome window below encodes:
- the LOC139564674 gene encoding nucleotide-binding oligomerization domain-containing protein 1-like, whose amino-acid sequence MHIMGSSAEEARAGLTGHVSTVQMLTLHRELLVSQVKSTQCILDNLLESGFLCIEDAEIIQRAATKTDQVRKILELVQSKGEQACEYFLYILYKVYDAYIDLQPWLKEINYQPPDFIRDIPVKNTDPISRYCEKLRHELGRDTRFIASYTKREETLLEELYTDTLMELLNERNESLGHLEGLEQLLGEQGVFNPQAETVLITGDAGVGKSILLQKLQRLWSNRELEQTDAMFFFKFRCRMFSTFKETDEISLRDLLFKYNCYPDQDADNEVFSYILRFPEKVLFTFDGYDEIQADLDLENMPEVVSPEERTHPLLVLINLLCGKLLNGSRKVLTARTGTEVQSRVIRKRVALRGFSPAHLQTYTNLHFQDQEHRDLVSVQLDASPHLCGLCSIPLFCWIVFKSFKHLRSVYDDFELPEACMTLTNIFLLLSEIFFSRGAAPPPGLLKRNTRCPADTFRAGLRPLTAFSKLALLGMERGGFVFDQEEVASCGLTEADLQVGFLRPVSRYDACGNPSTFEFFHLTLQSFLAAFSLVLDEHASVGNILKFFTECSRRDNTSCLSFVFPCIGGSSKPRGKDPFKTNEHLQYVNLFLCGLLSKTNAGLLEHMVPPALLKRKRAVLKSYLSTSVRSHLRGLPLHSTEQEGSKVHVLPNFLWMLRCIFETGSKEVAQLTAKGITADYIKLGYCNVFSGDCSALNFVLQHRRKRLGVDMDNNNISDYGVKQLRPSFSKMTVVRLCVNQISDSSVEVLAEELIKHRVVEVLGLYNNHITDIGAKLIAHIIEECPKLRVVKVGSNKFTSVGGRYLASAIQKSTSIFDVGMWGNSIGDEGARAFAEALRNHPSLTNLSLSANGITSEGGRSLAEALKCNTMLRIFWLVQNELSDDVAPDMAELIRSNTGLSHLWLINNQLTVDGIRQLSEALSHNTFLKEICLKGNCLSEEEEKLFEAEGRLRFH is encoded by the exons ATGCATATTATGGGCTCCAGTGCCGAGGAAGCCCGTGCTGGACTAACGGGCCATGTGTCCACTGTCCAAATGCTCACCTTGCACCGTGAGCTACTGGTTTCCCAAGTGAAGAGCACGCAGTGCATTCTGGATAACCTCCTAGAAAGTGGTTTTCTGTGTATCGAGGATGCAGAAATCATCCAGCGCGCAGCCACCAAGACAGACCAG GTGCGTAAAATCCTGGAATTGGTCCAAAGCAAAGGGGAGCAGGCATGTGAATACTTCCTATATATTCTCTACAAAGTTTATGACGCATACATAGACCTCCAACCATGGCTTAAAGAGATCAACTACCAGCCACCAGACTTCATACGGGACATACCAGTGAAGAACACGGACCCTA TTAGTAGGTACTGTGAGAAGCTGAGGCACGAGCTGGGCCGAGACACACGCTTCATTGCATCCTACACCAAGCGAGAGGAAACCCTGCTGGAGGAGCTCTATACAGACACCCTAATGGAGCTCCTGAATGAGCGCAATGAGAGCCTGGGCCACCTGGAGGGTCTGGAGCAGCTCCTGGGAGAGCAGGGTGTCTTTAACCCACAGGCAGAGACGGTGCTCATCACGGGGGACGCTGGGGTGGGCAAGTCCATCCTCCTCCAGAAGCTCCAGAGGCTGTGGTCCAATAGGGAGCTGGAACAGACAGACGCCATGTTCTTCTTCAAGTTCCGCTGTAGGATGTTCAGCACATTCAAGGAGACAGACGAGATCTCACTCAGGGACCTGCTTTTCAAATACAACTGCTACCCCGACCAAGATGCGGACAATGAGGTGTTCAGCTACATCCTCCGCTTCCCTGAAAAGGTTCTCTTTACGTTTGACGGCTATGATGAGATCCAGGCTGATCTGGACCTGGAGAACATGCCTGAGGTGGTTTCTCCAGAGGAGAGGACTCACCCCCTTCTGGTGCTCATTAACCTGCTCTGTGGGAAGCTGCTTAATGGTTCCCGGAAGGTCCTGACGGCTCGGACAGGCACCGAGGTCCAGAGCAGGGTGATCCGGAAGAGGGTGGCGCTGCGTGGGTTCTCTCCGGCCCACCTTCAAACCTACACCAACCTGCACTTCCAAGACCAAGAGCACCGGGACTTGGTCTCAGTCCAGCTGGATGCCAGCCCCCACCTCTGTGGCCTCTGCTCCATCCCACTCTTCTGCTGGATCGTCTTCAAGAGCTTTAAACACCTGCGCTCAGTCTACGACGACTTTGAGCTGCCAGAGGCTTGCATGACACTCACTAACATATTCCTTCTGCTGTCTGAAATCTTCTTCAGCCGGGGGGCCGCTCCCCCACCGGGCCTCCTGAAGAGAAACACCAGGTGCCCCGCTGATACCTTCAGGGCAGGGCTGAGGCCACTGACAGCCTTCTCCAAGCTGGCTCTGCTGGGCATGGAGAGAGGAGGCTTTGTGTTCGACCAGGAGGAGGTGGCCTCCTGTGGCCTGACTGAGGCCGACCTTCAGGTGGGTTTCCTCCGACCGGTCAGCCGCTACGATGCCTGTGGAAACCCTTCTACGTTTGAGTTCTTTCACCTCACCCTGCAGTCCTTCTTGGCTGCATTCTCCCTGGTTCTGGACGAACATGCCAGCGTAGGCAACATCCTCAAGTTCTTCACCGAGTGCAGCAGGAGGGACAACACATCTTGTTTATCATTTGTCTTTCCCTGCATCGGTGGCTCCTCCAAACCCAGGGGAAAGGACCCGTTCAAGACCAACGAGCATCTCCAGTACGTCAACCTCTTCCTGTGTGGACTGCTGTCTAAGACCAACGCCGGCCTGCTGGAGCACATGGTTCCTCCAGCGCTACTGAAGAGGAAGCGGGCAGTCCTCAAGTCCTACCTGTCCACCAGCGTGAGGTCCCACCTCCGCGGCCTGCCACTCCACAGCACAGAGCAGGAGGGCAGCAAGGTGCATGTCCTTCCCAACTTCCTGTGGATGCTGCGTTGCATCTTCGAGACAGGAAGTAAAGAGGTGGCCCAGCTGACTGCGAAGGGCATCACAGCTGACTACATCAAGCTGGGCTACTGTAATGTGTTCTCTGGCGACTGCAGTGCCCTCAACTTTGTGCTGCAGCACCGGCGGAAGAGGCTAGGGGTGGACAtggacaacaacaacatcagTGACTATGGGGTCAAGCAGCTCAGGCCTTCATTCAGTAAGATGACCGTGGTGAG ATTGTGTGTCAATCAGATCTCAGACAGCAGCGTCGAGGTACTGGCTGAGGAGCTTATCAAACACAGAGTGGTGGAGGTTCTGGG ACTTTACAATAATCACATCACGGACATCGGAGCCAAGCTAATTGCTCATATCATTGAGGAATGTCCTAAGTTAAGAGTCGTCAA GGTTGGCAGCAACAAGTTCACCAGTGTGGGTGGCAGGTACCTGGCCAGTGCCATTCAGAAGAGCACATCTATCTTTGACGTGGG aatgtgggggaaCAGCATTGGTGATGAAGGAGCAAGAGCATTCGCAGAGGCCCTGAGGAATCACCCAAGTCTTACCAACCTCAG CCTCTCAGCCAATGGCATCACTTCAGAAGGTGGGAGGAGCTTGGCTGAAGCACTGAAATGCAACACAATGCTCAGAATCTTCTG GTTGGTGCAAAATGAGTTGTCAGATGATGTAGCACCAGACATGGCAGAACTGATCAGATCCAACACGGGTCTATCTCACCTCTG GTTAATCAATAATCAGCTGACAGTGGATGGAATCAGACAGCTGTCAGAGGCTCTCTCCCACAACACATTTCTCAAAGAGATCTG TTTGAAAGGAAACTGTCTTTCTGAAGAGGAAGAGAAGCTGTTTGAGGCTGAGGGAAGGCTACGCTTCCACTGA